The following proteins are encoded in a genomic region of Cricetulus griseus strain 17A/GY chromosome 7, alternate assembly CriGri-PICRH-1.0, whole genome shotgun sequence:
- the Cnot8 gene encoding CCR4-NOT transcription complex subunit 8, which produces MPAALVENSQVICEVWASNLEEEMRKIREIVLSYSYIAMDTEFPGVVVRPIGEFRSSIDYQYQLLRCNVDLLKIIQLGLTFTNEKGEYPSGINTWQFNFKFNLTEDMYSQDSIDLLANSGLQFQKHEEEGIDTLHFAELLMTSGVVLCDNVKWLSFHSGYDFGYMVKLLTDSRLPEEEHEFFHILNLFFPSIYDVKYLMKSCKNLKGGLQEVADQLDLQRIGRQHQAGSDSLLTGMAFFRMKELFFEDSIDDAKYCGRLYGLGTGVAQKQNEDVDSAQEKMSILAMINNMQQ; this is translated from the exons ATGCCTGCGGCACTTGTGGAAAACAGTCAGGTCATCTGTGAGGTGTGGGCCAGCAATCTTGAGGAAGAGATGCGGAAGATCCGAGAGATTGTCCTCAGCTACAGCTACATCGCCATG GACACAGAGTTTCCAGGTGTTGTGGTACGACCAATTGGTGAATTTCGAAGCTCCATAGATTACCAGTATCAGCTTTTGCGGTGCAATGTTGACCTTCTAAAAATCATCCAGCTGGGCCTTACATTCACAAACGAGAAAGGGGAGTACCCTTCTGGAATCAACACTTGGCAGTTCAACTTCAAGTTCAACCTGAC AGAGGATATGTACTCCCAGGATTCCATAGACCTCCTTGCAAACTCAGGGCTGCAGTTCCAGAAGCATGAGGAGGAAGGGATCGACACGTTGCACTTTGCAGAGCTGCTCATGACGTCGGGAGTGGTTCTCTGTGACAACGTCAAGTGGCTTTCATTTCACAG TGGTTATGATTTTGGCTACATGGTAAAGTTGCTTACTGATTCTCGGTTGCCAGAAGAAGAGCATGAGTTTTTCCACATCCTGAACCTTTTCTTTCCGTCCATTTATGATGTGAAATACCTGATGAAGAGCTGCAAAAATCTTAAG GGAGGTCTTCAGGAGGTGGCTGACCAGTTGGATTTGCAGAGAATTGGAAGGCAGCATCAAGCAGGCTCAGACTCCTTGTTGACGGGGATGGCTTTCTTCAGGATGAAAGAG CTATTCTTTGAGGACAGTATTGATGATGCCAAGTACTGTGGGCGCCTCTATGGCCTGGGCACGGGAGTGGCTCAGAAGCAGAATGAGGATGTGGACTCTGCCCAGGAGAAGATGAGCATCCTGGCCATGATCAACAACATGCAGCAGTGA